A DNA window from Chryseobacterium sp. MEBOG06 contains the following coding sequences:
- a CDS encoding methyltransferase domain-containing protein, giving the protein MPWNPELYDQYKDVRYKPFYDLAALIKPESNIKAIDLGCGTGEQASILTEKLPGSSFLGIDSSVQMLEKSKKYENENLRFKLQSIEETVKSEEKWDLVFSNAALQWADDHETLFPKVIELLSPAGQLAIQMPVQNENILNQILMEMVDEEPYISYLKHFKRDSPVLSMDEYAQILFDNGIEDIEISQKVYPIIAEDGEALYEFISGTALLPYLERLEHEQKETFITEFKARIAKRFTKYPAIYAFKRILIYGRKK; this is encoded by the coding sequence ATGCCTTGGAATCCGGAATTATATGACCAGTACAAAGATGTACGCTACAAACCATTTTATGATTTGGCAGCACTTATCAAACCTGAAAGCAATATAAAAGCTATTGATTTAGGGTGTGGAACAGGAGAGCAGGCGTCTATCTTAACAGAAAAACTGCCGGGATCTTCATTTTTAGGAATAGATTCGTCTGTACAGATGCTTGAAAAATCTAAAAAGTATGAAAATGAAAATCTACGCTTTAAGCTTCAGTCCATTGAAGAAACTGTGAAATCAGAAGAAAAATGGGATTTAGTTTTTAGCAATGCTGCTTTACAATGGGCAGATGATCACGAAACTTTATTTCCTAAAGTAATAGAACTCTTATCCCCTGCAGGCCAGCTAGCCATTCAGATGCCTGTTCAGAATGAAAATATACTGAATCAGATTCTCATGGAAATGGTAGATGAAGAACCTTATATATCCTATTTAAAACATTTTAAGCGAGACTCTCCCGTCCTTTCAATGGATGAATATGCACAGATTCTGTTTGACAACGGAATTGAGGACATAGAAATCTCCCAGAAAGTTTATCCTATCATTGCAGAAGACGGTGAAGCTCTATATGAATTTATTTCAGGAACTGCATTATTACCTTATCTTGAGCGGCTGGAGCATGAGCAAAAAGAAACTTTCATTACGGAATTCAAAGCACGTATTGCCAAAAGGTTTACAAAATATCCGGCCATTTATGCATTTAAACGTATTCTGATCTACGGACGTAAAAAATAA
- a CDS encoding alpha/beta hydrolase, giving the protein MKYKKIFSWFPLLLFFTNCSVKKNTTSYNDYEVKRDTLTLLDESRNRKVPVAFYVPKTNTAVPNQKIVIFSHGYGFNKGGDYFAYSYLTEKLASKGYFTVSIQHELPTDHLLPVEGNLQIVRRPFWQNGSDNILFVLNELKKLKPHLDYQHLTLIGHSNGGDMAALFGNQHPNLVYKIITMDNRRMFLPRTSIPKMYTLRSNDYPADEGVLPNAEEQKRYHITVQPTSINHGHMDNKGSDDEKKMLNDFILKYLDEQ; this is encoded by the coding sequence ATGAAATATAAAAAAATATTTTCATGGTTTCCTCTCCTTTTGTTTTTTACGAATTGTTCGGTAAAGAAAAACACAACTTCTTATAATGATTATGAAGTAAAGCGGGATACTTTAACCTTATTGGACGAAAGCAGGAATAGAAAAGTTCCTGTAGCTTTTTACGTCCCAAAAACCAATACAGCAGTTCCGAATCAGAAAATTGTTATTTTCAGTCACGGATATGGATTTAATAAGGGCGGGGATTATTTTGCATATTCTTATTTAACTGAAAAACTGGCTTCAAAAGGATACTTTACGGTAAGTATTCAACACGAGCTTCCCACGGATCATCTTCTTCCGGTAGAAGGTAATCTGCAAATCGTAAGACGTCCCTTCTGGCAAAATGGTTCAGATAATATCCTGTTTGTTTTGAATGAGCTTAAAAAATTGAAACCTCATCTCGATTATCAGCACCTCACCCTTATAGGACATTCCAATGGTGGTGATATGGCAGCTCTATTCGGTAATCAGCATCCCAACCTCGTTTATAAAATCATTACGATGGACAACCGGAGAATGTTTCTTCCCAGAACTTCAATTCCCAAAATGTATACCCTCCGTTCCAATGATTATCCTGCTGATGAAGGCGTACTGCCTAATGCTGAAGAGCAAAAAAGATATCATATAACAGTACAGCCGACCTCAATTAACCATGGCCATATGGATAATAAAGGCAGTGATGACGAAAAAAAGATGCTTAATGATTTCATATTAAAATATCTGGATGAACAATAA
- the uvrA gene encoding excinuclease ABC subunit UvrA, producing MANTTEIDIKKQIFVKNAHLNNLKHIDVLIPKNKLIVITGVSGSGKSSLAFDTIYAEGQRRYVESLSSYARQFLGKLEKPKVDDIKGLAPSIAIQQKVISSNPRSTVGTSTEIYDYMKLLFARIGKTFSPVSGEEVKKDSVSDVVDFIKASKKDTSFLLTAPLEYDADNFKETLNILKLAGFTRLEINGNLAGIEDLESFGFVPEKGMLINLVIDRFAYEEDESFLQRLADSIQMAFYEGRGHCSLKNTDTGKVKEFSNKFELDGMEFLEPNVHFFSFNNPYGACPACEGYGKVIGIDEDLVVPNKTLSVYEDAIACWKGETMSEWKKDFIKKAGDFPIHKPYHQLTKEQKNFLWKGDGKSTFPCINNFFKMLEENLYKIQYRVMLSRYRGKTLCPTCEGLRLREETSWVKIDGHNIQSMIELPLDELEPLINGLKLSAHDKEVAKRLLYEITTRLEFLLKVGLGYLTLNRTSNTLSGGESQRINLATSLGSSLVGSIYILDEPSIGLHSKDTENLIEVLKNLRDLGNTVIVVEHDEDVMRAADYIIDIGPEAGYLGGELVFAGDYKDLKKANTLTSEYLTGRLEIKVPEKRRKAKEWIHIKGARQNNLKNIDVDVPLESLVVISGVSGSGKSTLMKEILTNDIQIQLGMGGKKGDYDSVEFPKKLIKNIELIDQNPIGKSSRSNPVTYLKAYDDIRDLFAKQKVAKMMGYKPKHFSFNVDGGRCDECKGEGVINVSMQFMADIELECEVCKGTRFKNEILEVRFDEKNISDILHMTVDEALEFFKDNNEEKIVTKLRPLQEVGLGYLQLGQSSSTLSGGEAQRVKLASFLVKGVTTDKTLFIFDEPSTGLHFHDIQKLLKSLQALIDLGHSVIVIEHQPDIIKCADYIIDIGPEAGKHGGEVVFTGTPEDLVKNKKSYTAKYIKEKLE from the coding sequence ATGGCTAACACGACAGAAATAGATATAAAAAAACAGATTTTCGTTAAGAATGCACATCTTAACAATCTGAAACATATAGACGTCCTGATTCCTAAAAATAAACTGATCGTTATTACAGGAGTTTCAGGAAGCGGTAAATCATCACTTGCCTTTGATACCATCTATGCCGAAGGACAGAGAAGGTATGTTGAAAGTTTGAGCTCTTATGCCCGTCAGTTCCTGGGTAAACTTGAAAAACCAAAAGTGGATGATATTAAAGGGCTTGCTCCTTCTATTGCCATCCAGCAGAAAGTTATTTCTTCCAACCCAAGATCTACCGTAGGAACTTCTACAGAGATCTATGATTATATGAAGCTTTTATTTGCCAGGATCGGGAAAACATTTTCTCCGGTTTCCGGTGAAGAGGTGAAAAAAGATTCGGTTTCTGATGTAGTGGATTTCATTAAAGCTTCAAAAAAAGACACTTCTTTTCTGCTTACCGCTCCTTTGGAGTATGATGCTGACAATTTTAAAGAAACGCTGAATATTTTAAAGCTGGCAGGTTTCACAAGACTTGAAATCAACGGAAATCTGGCAGGAATTGAAGATCTGGAAAGTTTTGGTTTTGTTCCTGAAAAAGGGATGCTGATTAATCTTGTGATCGACCGTTTTGCTTATGAAGAGGATGAAAGTTTCTTACAGAGGCTTGCAGATTCTATTCAGATGGCATTTTATGAAGGGCGTGGTCACTGTTCATTAAAAAATACAGATACCGGAAAAGTAAAGGAGTTTTCCAATAAATTTGAACTGGACGGAATGGAATTCCTTGAACCGAATGTTCATTTTTTCAGTTTTAATAATCCGTATGGCGCATGCCCTGCCTGTGAAGGGTACGGAAAAGTAATAGGAATTGATGAAGACCTTGTGGTGCCGAATAAGACACTATCAGTCTATGAAGATGCCATTGCCTGCTGGAAAGGAGAAACAATGAGTGAATGGAAGAAAGACTTTATTAAAAAAGCCGGAGATTTCCCTATTCATAAACCTTACCACCAGCTTACCAAAGAACAGAAAAATTTCCTTTGGAAAGGTGACGGAAAAAGCACTTTCCCGTGCATTAATAATTTCTTCAAAATGCTTGAAGAAAATCTGTATAAAATTCAATACCGGGTTATGCTCTCCCGTTACCGGGGAAAAACCCTTTGCCCTACCTGCGAAGGATTGAGACTTCGTGAAGAAACAAGCTGGGTAAAAATAGACGGCCACAATATCCAATCCATGATTGAGCTTCCACTGGATGAGCTGGAACCATTAATCAATGGTTTAAAACTGTCTGCACACGATAAAGAAGTAGCCAAAAGATTATTATACGAAATAACAACCCGTCTGGAATTCTTATTGAAAGTAGGATTAGGATATTTAACATTAAACAGAACCTCCAACACCTTATCCGGTGGAGAAAGCCAGAGAATTAACCTGGCAACAAGTTTGGGAAGCTCGCTGGTAGGCTCTATTTATATTCTGGATGAACCTTCCATTGGTCTTCACTCCAAAGATACTGAGAACCTTATCGAGGTACTGAAAAACCTCCGTGATCTGGGCAATACCGTAATTGTTGTAGAACATGATGAAGATGTAATGCGTGCCGCTGATTATATCATTGACATCGGGCCGGAGGCAGGTTACCTTGGCGGAGAATTGGTATTTGCAGGAGATTATAAAGATTTAAAGAAAGCCAATACCCTTACTTCAGAATACCTTACCGGAAGGCTGGAAATAAAAGTTCCTGAAAAACGCAGAAAAGCGAAAGAATGGATTCACATCAAAGGAGCCCGTCAGAATAATCTTAAAAATATAGATGTAGACGTTCCTCTTGAAAGCCTGGTAGTCATCTCCGGAGTTTCAGGAAGTGGAAAATCTACCCTGATGAAAGAGATTCTTACCAATGATATTCAGATTCAGCTGGGAATGGGAGGTAAAAAGGGGGATTACGATTCAGTAGAGTTTCCAAAAAAACTGATTAAAAATATCGAGCTGATCGACCAGAATCCTATCGGAAAATCATCACGTTCCAATCCGGTTACTTATCTAAAAGCTTATGATGACATCCGTGATCTTTTTGCCAAGCAGAAAGTGGCCAAAATGATGGGTTATAAGCCAAAACATTTCTCTTTCAACGTAGATGGCGGAAGATGTGATGAATGTAAAGGTGAAGGAGTAATCAATGTTTCCATGCAGTTCATGGCAGATATTGAGCTTGAATGTGAAGTATGTAAAGGAACGCGATTCAAAAATGAGATCCTTGAAGTGAGATTTGATGAAAAAAATATCTCCGATATTCTTCATATGACTGTAGATGAAGCATTGGAATTCTTTAAGGATAATAATGAAGAAAAGATCGTAACGAAGCTGAGACCGCTACAGGAAGTGGGCTTAGGTTACCTACAGCTTGGACAAAGCTCTTCTACCCTTTCCGGTGGTGAAGCGCAGCGTGTAAAGCTCGCTTCATTCCTTGTAAAAGGAGTAACTACAGATAAGACCCTTTTTATCTTTGATGAGCCTTCCACAGGTCTTCACTTCCATGATATTCAGAAATTACTGAAGTCACTGCAGGCATTAATTGATCTCGGACATTCCGTGATTGTGATTGAGCACCAGCCGGATATCATCAAATGTGCTGATTATATCATAGATATAGGCCCGGAAGCAGGAAAACATGGTGGAGAAGTAGTCTTTACCGGAACTCCTGAAGATCTGGTAAAAAATAAAAAGTCTTATACCGCTAAATATATTAAAGAAAAGCTTGAGTAA
- a CDS encoding low affinity iron permease family protein — protein MKNNFFDRFSDRAVCFTGSAGAFAGASLMVLIWAATGPVFKFSEVWQMVINTGTTIITFLMVFLIQKAQNKDSKAIQIKLNELIASHKAASNQMVAIEDLTEDELDQLHQLYEKLGKYPGNKNKSAGKNNAPQMQDRYK, from the coding sequence ATGAAAAATAATTTTTTTGACCGGTTTTCGGACCGTGCAGTATGTTTTACAGGAAGCGCCGGAGCATTTGCTGGAGCAAGTTTAATGGTGCTTATCTGGGCTGCTACCGGGCCCGTATTTAAATTTTCAGAAGTCTGGCAGATGGTAATCAATACCGGAACGACTATTATTACCTTTCTTATGGTATTCCTTATTCAGAAAGCACAAAATAAAGACTCAAAAGCAATCCAGATCAAACTTAACGAACTTATTGCCAGCCATAAGGCCGCAAGTAATCAGATGGTTGCTATCGAAGATCTGACAGAAGATGAACTTGATCAGCTTCATCAACTTTACGAAAAACTGGGAAAATATCCCGGAAATAAAAATAAATCAGCTGGAAAAAATAATGCTCCGCAAATGCAGGATCGTTATAAATAG
- a CDS encoding ferritin-like domain-containing protein, producing the protein MATRTTGKKTSTGKSTPAKKSAKTPAKKNAAKELKDLFEDSLKDIYWAEKALVKALPKMHKNATDKKLKAAIESHLMETEVHVKRLQECFKSLKKRPQAKKCDAMQGLLDEGKSIMEETKPGSVRDAGIIAAAQKVEHYEIATYGTLAAYAKVLKEDFCLKNFLATLNEEKKCDALLTKVADVRLNSKAL; encoded by the coding sequence ATGGCAACAAGAACAACCGGAAAAAAAACAAGCACTGGGAAATCAACCCCTGCAAAGAAATCAGCTAAAACACCAGCTAAAAAGAATGCAGCCAAAGAGCTGAAAGACTTATTTGAAGATTCACTGAAAGATATTTACTGGGCTGAAAAAGCACTTGTGAAAGCATTGCCTAAAATGCATAAAAATGCTACCGATAAAAAACTTAAAGCTGCCATTGAAAGCCACTTAATGGAAACAGAAGTTCATGTAAAAAGGCTTCAGGAATGTTTTAAATCCCTGAAAAAAAGACCGCAAGCCAAGAAATGTGATGCCATGCAGGGGCTGCTGGATGAGGGTAAAAGCATTATGGAAGAAACAAAACCAGGCTCTGTAAGAGATGCAGGTATCATAGCAGCAGCACAAAAAGTAGAGCATTATGAAATTGCCACATACGGAACACTGGCAGCTTATGCCAAAGTTTTAAAAGAAGATTTCTGCCTTAAAAACTTCCTCGCCACCCTGAATGAAGAAAAGAAATGTGATGCTCTTTTAACAAAAGTAGCAGATGTAAGACTGAATAGTAAAGCTCTGTAA
- a CDS encoding TonB-dependent receptor plug domain-containing protein → MIKKIGSAFFLGCLLWVNAQEKATDIESIEFQGKFISTPYKSANQNITVITKEEITNSPAKSIDEILQQVPGMDIRRRGANGVQSDIGFRGSSFEQVLLLLNGIRMNDSQTGHNNMNIPVDLEDVEKIEIIKGPAARRFGQNAYAGVINIITKTTPGKRVKISGEGGDYGSYGLGFNAQIGNEKFSNSLQANSASSEGYMYNTDYEIRNVFYQGKLNIKNGDLKLQAGFSEKKFGANGFYASKDATKQYEETQASIVSLAHQQTFGKLKLSSNVYWRRGQDMYLYDRWNPGVYRNMHIGNNIGGEVNSSYQWGLGTTGVGIELRKEFLASSNLGDRNRFVSQVFFEHHFSLLDKKLNISPGISWANYSKEGNFFYPGLDVGYNFNPNNKIYGNIAKVHRIPTFTDLYYVSKTEQGNPDLLSENAISSEVGYQYQNSRILAKISGFMRNSSNSIDWVKKDLKDPVWYAQNVGDIKTKGIEFEWSHKAADWLKYTVGYTYIDSKFTESNGLVSRYILDNLKHQFISKLETKFLKNFTNELVYRYNERVNLGTYNLLDEKLSFAGKDYSVYVLINNITNTKYTEAFGVGMPQRWFHIGFSYTINIK, encoded by the coding sequence ATGATCAAAAAGATAGGAAGTGCTTTTTTTCTGGGATGTTTGCTTTGGGTAAATGCACAGGAAAAGGCAACGGATATTGAAAGCATTGAATTTCAGGGAAAATTTATCTCTACACCTTATAAAAGCGCCAACCAGAACATTACGGTTATTACCAAAGAAGAAATTACCAATTCTCCAGCAAAAAGTATTGATGAGATTCTGCAGCAGGTTCCGGGCATGGATATCAGAAGGAGAGGAGCCAATGGAGTTCAGAGTGATATCGGTTTTCGCGGCAGTTCTTTCGAACAGGTATTATTGCTTTTGAATGGGATCAGAATGAATGATTCCCAGACCGGACATAATAATATGAATATTCCGGTAGATCTGGAAGATGTAGAGAAAATAGAGATCATAAAAGGCCCTGCTGCCAGACGTTTCGGGCAGAATGCGTATGCAGGTGTTATCAATATCATTACTAAAACGACTCCTGGAAAAAGGGTTAAAATAAGCGGGGAAGGCGGAGATTATGGCTCTTATGGTCTCGGATTCAATGCTCAGATAGGTAATGAAAAATTTTCAAATTCACTTCAGGCCAACTCAGCGTCCTCTGAAGGCTATATGTACAATACAGACTATGAGATCAGAAATGTCTTCTATCAGGGAAAACTGAATATTAAAAACGGGGATCTGAAACTTCAGGCTGGTTTTTCTGAAAAGAAATTTGGCGCAAACGGATTTTATGCTTCTAAAGACGCTACCAAACAATATGAAGAGACACAGGCATCTATTGTAAGCCTGGCCCACCAGCAGACTTTTGGAAAGCTGAAGCTCAGTTCAAATGTTTACTGGAGAAGGGGACAGGATATGTATCTTTATGACAGATGGAACCCGGGAGTTTACAGAAATATGCACATTGGGAATAATATAGGAGGTGAAGTGAATTCCAGTTACCAATGGGGCCTGGGAACTACCGGAGTAGGGATTGAGCTGAGAAAGGAATTTCTGGCAAGCAGTAATCTGGGAGACAGAAACCGTTTCGTTTCCCAGGTATTCTTTGAACATCATTTCTCCTTGCTGGATAAAAAATTAAATATCAGTCCGGGAATTTCATGGGCTAATTATTCTAAAGAAGGAAACTTCTTCTATCCGGGGCTTGATGTGGGATATAACTTTAATCCAAACAATAAAATCTACGGAAACATTGCAAAAGTACACCGCATTCCGACTTTTACCGATCTGTACTATGTAAGTAAAACGGAACAGGGAAATCCTGATCTGCTTTCTGAAAATGCGATTTCATCAGAAGTGGGATACCAATACCAAAACAGTAGAATTTTAGCCAAAATAAGTGGATTTATGAGGAATTCAAGCAATTCTATTGATTGGGTAAAAAAAGATCTGAAAGATCCGGTTTGGTACGCTCAAAATGTAGGAGACATCAAAACCAAAGGAATTGAATTTGAATGGAGTCACAAGGCTGCAGACTGGTTGAAATATACGGTAGGATATACATACATTGATAGTAAATTTACGGAATCAAACGGATTGGTTTCCAGATATATCCTTGATAATCTGAAGCATCAGTTTATTTCAAAGCTAGAGACGAAATTCCTGAAAAACTTCACCAATGAATTGGTTTACCGATATAACGAAAGAGTGAATCTGGGAACGTATAACCTTCTTGATGAGAAATTGAGTTTTGCCGGAAAAGATTATTCAGTGTATGTTTTGATTAATAATATTACTAATACAAAATACACGGAAGCATTTGGTGTGGGAATGCCTCAAAGGTGGTTCCATATTGGTTTTTCTTACACAATTAATATTAAGTAG
- the ccoN gene encoding cytochrome-c oxidase, cbb3-type subunit I: MELEKFSYDNEIVRAFLYATIIFGLIGFTFGITAALMLFYPELPEFLFGTDDATIQSLRNGGIQSLINTHGAFGFGRIRMLHTSTVIFAFVCNSVYTGVYYSLPRLLKTPMASPILSWINFWTWQIMIIATFISFFMGINTSKEYAEHEWPIDILITFSWVVFGINMFMTIARRRVRHLYVAIWFYIGTWIGLAMLHILNNLEIPLSFTGWKSYSMYAGVKDALVQWWYGHNAVAFILTTPILGLMYYFLPKAAERPVFSYKLSIIHFWSLIFVYIWAGPHHLQYTALPAWAQAVGTGFSIMLIAPSWGGMLNGLLTLRGAWDKVRDNPILKFFVVAVTCYGMVTFEGPLLATKNINKIGHYTDWVIGHVHLGALGWNGFIAFGMVYYLVPIMWRTKIWSVKMANWHFWLGTLGIVFYAVPMYISGFTQGLMWKQFNPDGTLMWKNWLDTVTAIIPYYKMRFMGGALYILGAIMMAVNVIATIRQGSFQKEVSAEAPALAVISNKRRKGEGTHLWIERKPYVLSILSFLVLSIGSGVEIIPTLSLKQSVPTISAVKPYSPLELEGRDLYIREGCNACHSQMIRPFRDEIVRFNGKNGEYSKAGEFVYDRPFLWGSKRTGPDLHREGGKNPSSWHYKHMYNPRSTSAGSIMPRYPWLISNDLDRSKMVDKIVLMKKEYDVPYSKAQIDSANSWADNQAKKIVKEIFSEANDLKEAYAKRPAGELEKKEIIALISYLQRLGTDIRTTEIKTASNNQ, translated from the coding sequence ATGGAGTTAGAGAAATTCAGTTATGATAATGAGATTGTCAGGGCGTTTCTATACGCTACAATAATATTCGGATTAATAGGCTTTACATTCGGAATAACGGCAGCATTGATGTTGTTTTATCCTGAACTTCCTGAATTTTTATTCGGTACCGATGATGCAACCATTCAAAGTTTAAGAAATGGAGGTATCCAGTCCCTGATTAATACCCATGGTGCTTTTGGATTTGGAAGAATCAGGATGCTGCATACCAGTACAGTCATTTTTGCTTTTGTATGCAACAGTGTTTATACCGGTGTTTATTATTCATTACCAAGGTTGTTAAAAACACCGATGGCAAGCCCAATCTTATCCTGGATTAATTTCTGGACATGGCAGATCATGATCATAGCTACATTTATCAGTTTCTTTATGGGGATTAATACATCCAAAGAATATGCAGAACATGAATGGCCAATTGATATTTTAATAACTTTTTCCTGGGTAGTTTTTGGAATTAATATGTTCATGACTATTGCGAGAAGGAGAGTAAGACACCTTTATGTAGCAATATGGTTTTATATAGGCACATGGATAGGACTGGCGATGCTGCATATTTTGAACAATCTGGAAATACCATTGTCTTTTACAGGCTGGAAGTCATATTCCATGTATGCAGGAGTTAAAGATGCACTTGTACAATGGTGGTATGGTCATAATGCAGTTGCATTTATCCTGACAACCCCGATTCTTGGACTGATGTATTATTTTCTTCCAAAAGCAGCTGAGAGACCTGTTTTTTCATATAAACTTTCCATCATTCACTTCTGGTCACTGATATTTGTCTATATCTGGGCAGGGCCCCACCATCTTCAATATACAGCCCTTCCTGCATGGGCACAGGCCGTAGGTACAGGATTCTCAATTATGCTTATTGCTCCTTCCTGGGGAGGAATGCTGAATGGACTTCTAACACTGAGAGGTGCATGGGATAAAGTAAGAGACAACCCAATACTGAAATTTTTTGTTGTTGCTGTAACTTGTTATGGAATGGTAACTTTTGAAGGACCGCTTCTAGCAACAAAAAACATCAATAAGATCGGACATTATACAGATTGGGTTATTGGCCATGTTCACCTGGGAGCTTTAGGATGGAATGGGTTCATTGCCTTCGGAATGGTCTATTATCTTGTACCCATCATGTGGAGAACAAAAATATGGTCTGTTAAAATGGCCAACTGGCATTTTTGGCTTGGTACACTCGGGATCGTTTTTTATGCAGTACCCATGTATATCTCAGGGTTTACCCAGGGTTTAATGTGGAAGCAGTTCAATCCGGACGGAACATTAATGTGGAAGAACTGGCTGGATACGGTCACTGCAATCATTCCTTATTACAAAATGAGATTTATGGGCGGAGCGTTGTATATTTTGGGTGCTATAATGATGGCCGTTAATGTAATAGCAACCATCAGACAAGGTTCATTCCAAAAAGAAGTTTCAGCAGAGGCTCCTGCACTGGCTGTTATCAGCAATAAAAGAAGGAAAGGAGAAGGCACTCACCTTTGGATTGAAAGAAAACCTTATGTACTGAGTATACTATCATTCCTTGTATTATCTATAGGAAGCGGGGTGGAGATCATTCCAACTTTATCATTGAAGCAAAGCGTACCTACTATTTCAGCAGTAAAACCGTATTCTCCTCTGGAACTGGAGGGAAGAGATCTCTATATCAGGGAAGGCTGTAATGCATGTCATTCCCAGATGATAAGACCATTCAGAGATGAAATCGTGAGATTCAATGGTAAAAACGGGGAATATTCTAAAGCAGGAGAATTTGTTTATGACAGACCGTTTCTGTGGGGTTCGAAAAGAACAGGGCCGGATCTTCACAGAGAAGGAGGGAAGAATCCAAGTTCATGGCATTATAAACATATGTACAATCCGAGATCTACTTCTGCCGGTTCTATTATGCCCAGATATCCGTGGCTGATAAGCAATGACCTTGACAGATCAAAAATGGTGGATAAAATTGTATTGATGAAAAAAGAATATGATGTTCCTTATAGTAAAGCTCAGATAGATTCAGCCAACTCATGGGCAGATAATCAGGCAAAAAAAATTGTTAAGGAAATTTTCTCAGAGGCCAATGACCTGAAAGAAGCTTATGCAAAAAGACCTGCGGGTGAACTGGAGAAGAAAGAAATCATTGCTCTGATCTCTTATTTACAAAGGCTTGGCACTGATATCAGAACTACTGAAATAAAAACAGCAAGCAACAACCAATAA
- a CDS encoding AraC family transcriptional regulator: MKKAYPTFDICNLVASKISNDLFNADRFQGYLMNNPPIKHIHKHSFYHLVYFTSGKGQHVIDFKSYPIEPGCIYFMSPGQVHNWEFESDVDGYVVNFSATFFDKLFLSSFAVDQFPFFNVFSSEQMMKIKEVTRPQMINIFEVILKELKNETYQSPMMIAAEMLRLFVIASREMGPDVPVLTRTSYNSVLLKQFFDLIQDHFKDMRLPKDYAALLYITSNHLNFLCKEQLNMSAGEIIRNRVLLEAKRMLVNYELSIANIAMELNFFDTSYFIKFFKKYTRFTPEAFRKQYYS, encoded by the coding sequence ATGAAAAAAGCATATCCAACATTTGATATCTGTAATCTTGTGGCCAGCAAGATTTCAAACGACCTTTTTAATGCAGATAGGTTTCAGGGATATCTGATGAACAATCCTCCTATTAAGCATATTCATAAACATTCTTTTTATCATTTGGTCTATTTTACCTCTGGAAAGGGACAGCATGTTATTGATTTTAAGAGCTATCCCATAGAGCCGGGCTGTATTTATTTTATGTCGCCCGGGCAGGTGCATAACTGGGAATTTGAAAGTGATGTTGATGGCTATGTTGTTAACTTTTCTGCCACATTTTTTGATAAACTTTTTTTAAGTTCTTTTGCTGTAGATCAGTTTCCGTTCTTTAATGTTTTTTCAAGTGAGCAGATGATGAAGATCAAAGAAGTGACAAGGCCGCAAATGATCAACATTTTTGAGGTTATTCTTAAAGAATTAAAGAACGAAACTTATCAGAGCCCTATGATGATAGCGGCTGAAATGCTCAGGCTGTTTGTGATAGCGAGCAGAGAGATGGGACCGGACGTTCCTGTTCTGACCAGGACAAGTTACAACTCTGTTCTTCTGAAACAGTTTTTTGATCTTATACAGGATCATTTTAAAGATATGCGGCTCCCTAAAGATTATGCAGCTTTACTATATATTACCTCCAATCATCTTAATTTTTTGTGCAAAGAGCAGTTGAATATGTCTGCAGGAGAAATCATCCGGAACAGGGTTTTGCTTGAGGCCAAACGTATGTTGGTCAATTACGAGCTTTCCATTGCTAACATTGCTATGGAACTGAATTTTTTTGACACTTCTTATTTTATCAAGTTTTTTAAAAAATATACCCGGTTCACCCCTGAGGCCTTCAGGAAACAATATTATAGCTAA